The Enterobacter asburiae genome window below encodes:
- a CDS encoding IS1 family transposase (programmed frameshift), whose amino-acid sequence MASVSISCPSCSATEGVVRNGKSTAGHQRYLCSHCRKTWQLQFTYTASQPGTHQKIIDMAMNGVGCRASARIMGVGLNTILRHFKKLRPQSVNSRIQPGSDVIVCAEMDEQWGYVGAKSRQRWLFYAYDRIRRTVVAHVFGERTLATLERLLGLLSAFEVVVWMTDGWPLYESRLKGELHVISKRYTQRIERHNLNLRQHLARLGRKSLSFSKSVELHDKVIGHYLNIKHYQ is encoded by the exons GTGGCTTCTGTTTCTATCAGCTGTCCCTCCTGTTCAGCTACTGAAGGCGTGGTGCGTAACGGTAAAAGTACTGCCGGACATCAGCGCTATCTCTGCTCTCACTGCCGTAAAACATGGCAGCTACAGTTCACTTACACCGCTTCTCAACCCGGTACGCATCAGAAAATCATTGATATGGCCATGAATGGCGTCGGATGTCGCGCCAGTGCACGCATTATGGGCGTTGGCCTCAACACGATTTTACGACACT TTAAAAAACTCAGGCCGCAGTCGGTAAACTCACGCATACAACCGGGCAGTGACGTCATTGTTTGCGCGGAAATGGACGAACAGTGGGGTTACGTCGGCGCTAAATCACGCCAGCGCTGGTTGTTTTACGCGTATGACAGGATACGGAGGACGGTTGTGGCGCACGTATTCGGTGAACGCACGTTGGCCACGCTGGAGCGTCTTCTGGGCCTGCTGTCGGCCTTTGAGGTCGTGGTATGGATGACGGATGGCTGGCCGCTGTATGAATCACGCCTGAAGGGAGAACTGCACGTTATCAGCAAGCGATATACGCAGCGCATTGAGCGGCATAACCTGAATCTGAGGCAGCATCTGGCAAGGCTGGGCAGGAAGTCACTGTCGTTCTCAAAATCGGTGGAGCTGCATGACAAAGTCATCGGGCATTATCTGAACATAAAACACTATCAGTAA
- a CDS encoding EAL domain-containing protein, producing the protein MESLPVTLYGDIPDGWLYRTLGTLLNNSYQLSLIRIARVSDVVTGSQTHHHVFKDRSYLLRDRYKDNSSQDNVKWLTKREIDVLLNFYRGMSVKEMCDEMGLSNKTVYTHRKEGVLKLRLIKRWLHDSHNFNAERSIKRRSQNTEFTDKETEIFNALYKKEIFPAYQIITDRDKKGVGFEILIRWNKNGKIVKPASFLTDISNHEIWLKITALVIHAAVSGINKYNGKYYFSVNIPPRLASGNALPDMAKKAIDMLLKPQWAEKLVFEFAEDIDVTKDKRIPETMRHLRNTGCRLFLDDCFSNHQTMFPVRQVHFDGLKLDRDIVEHFVANDNDYNLIKAIQLYSDMTGTDCIAEGVDSEEKFEKLVALGVKNFQGYYLSRAVKEEELDRMVRIFS; encoded by the coding sequence TTGGAGTCATTACCCGTTACCCTGTATGGCGACATACCGGATGGCTGGCTATATCGCACCCTGGGCACTCTTTTAAATAATAGTTATCAATTATCTTTGATTCGCATAGCCCGCGTTTCGGATGTCGTCACTGGTTCTCAAACGCACCATCATGTTTTTAAGGATCGTTCGTATTTATTACGCGATCGCTACAAGGATAATTCTTCGCAAGACAACGTAAAGTGGTTAACAAAAAGAGAGATTGACGTTTTATTAAATTTCTACCGCGGCATGTCCGTAAAAGAAATGTGCGATGAAATGGGGCTTTCTAATAAAACGGTTTATACGCACCGTAAGGAAGGCGTGCTGAAATTACGCTTAATTAAGCGGTGGCTACACGATTCGCACAATTTCAATGCGGAAAGAAGTATCAAGCGGCGGAGTCAAAACACGGAGTTTACGGATAAGGAAACAGAGATTTTTAATGCATTATATAAAAAAGAGATCTTCCCTGCTTATCAGATCATTACCGATCGTGACAAAAAAGGCGTAGGCTTTGAGATACTGATCCGCTGGAATAAAAACGGTAAAATTGTCAAGCCGGCCAGTTTTCTCACGGATATTTCAAACCATGAGATATGGTTGAAAATAACAGCGTTAGTCATTCATGCCGCCGTGTCCGGGATTAATAAGTATAACGGTAAATACTATTTTTCTGTGAATATTCCGCCTCGTCTGGCCTCCGGGAATGCATTGCCCGATATGGCAAAGAAAGCTATCGACATGCTGCTCAAACCTCAGTGGGCCGAAAAGCTGGTCTTTGAATTCGCAGAAGATATTGACGTGACGAAGGACAAGAGGATCCCTGAAACCATGCGGCATTTACGTAATACGGGGTGTCGATTGTTTCTGGATGACTGTTTCTCTAATCATCAAACCATGTTCCCGGTGCGGCAGGTGCATTTTGATGGACTCAAGCTGGATCGCGACATCGTTGAGCATTTTGTGGCAAACGATAATGACTATAACCTGATTAAAGCGATACAGCTTTACAGCGACATGACCGGAACGGACTGTATTGCCGAGGGGGTTGATAGTGAAGAAAAGTTTGAAAAATTAGTCGCGCTGGGCGTCAAAAACTTTCAGGGATATTATTTATCGCGGGCTGTGAAAGAGGAAGAGTTAGACCGGATGGTCAGGATTTTTAGCTAA
- a CDS encoding DUF883 family protein → MSDFGTDKNTQFAEDKAKNKFDELAGSAQQQFGEFVDSPKHQVKGAAKKYAAQASDAVYDVTEAVRNNPLTGLVAAGAVGIVLGLLLGRK, encoded by the coding sequence ATGTCTGATTTCGGTACTGATAAAAACACCCAGTTTGCTGAAGATAAAGCAAAAAATAAATTTGATGAGCTTGCAGGTTCAGCGCAGCAGCAGTTTGGTGAATTCGTCGATTCACCAAAGCATCAGGTAAAAGGTGCGGCTAAAAAATACGCCGCACAGGCCAGCGATGCCGTCTACGACGTCACTGAAGCTGTCAGAAATAATCCCCTCACCGGCCTCGTCGCAGCGGGTGCGGTCGGTATTGTTCTCGGCCTTCTGCTGGGTCGAAAATAA
- a CDS encoding epoxyqueuosine reductase QueH — MTTTPFIRPQLSLPDGADRLLLHSCCAPCSGEVMEAIQASGIDYTIFFYNPNIHPQKEYLIRKEENIRFAEKHGVPFVDADYDTDNWFERAKGMEWEPERGVRCTMCFDMRFERTALYAAENGFSVISSSLGISRWKNMQQINDCGQRAAARYPGMVYWDYNWRKQGGSSRMIEISKREQFYQQEYCGCVYSLRDSNLHRKSQGRPLIRIGKLYYGQDDNEK; from the coding sequence ATGACGACAACCCCTTTTATCCGCCCACAACTTTCCCTGCCAGACGGTGCCGACAGGCTGCTGTTGCACTCCTGCTGCGCCCCCTGCTCGGGTGAAGTAATGGAAGCTATCCAGGCGTCGGGGATTGACTACACGATTTTCTTCTACAACCCCAATATCCATCCACAAAAGGAATACCTCATTCGGAAGGAGGAGAATATTCGCTTTGCGGAAAAACACGGTGTGCCGTTTGTTGATGCCGATTACGACACCGATAACTGGTTTGAGCGCGCGAAAGGCATGGAATGGGAACCCGAGCGTGGCGTCCGCTGCACCATGTGCTTCGATATGCGTTTCGAGCGTACGGCGCTCTATGCGGCAGAAAATGGATTCAGCGTCATCAGCAGCTCGTTGGGGATCTCCCGCTGGAAAAACATGCAGCAGATAAATGACTGCGGCCAGCGTGCTGCCGCGCGCTATCCGGGTATGGTTTACTGGGACTATAACTGGCGTAAACAGGGCGGCTCCTCTCGCATGATTGAAATCAGCAAGCGGGAGCAGTTTTACCAGCAGGAATACTGCGGGTGCGTTTATTCGCTCAGGGACAGTAACCTGCATCGTAAGTCTCAGGGCCGCCCGCTGATTCGCATCGGGAAACTGTATTATGGTCAGGATGACAATGAGAAATAA
- a CDS encoding GNAT family N-acetyltransferase: MSITIRQARPEDAAAIYAMIYELAVYEKAPEEVVTTPEEIRETLFDAGTKTEALIAEFDGKIAGYAVFFTSYSTWLGRNGIYMEDLYVSPDYRGKGAGRALLKHIAQLAVKRQCGRLEWSVLDWNQPAIDFYLSIGALPQSEWVRYRLDGDALLKFAE; the protein is encoded by the coding sequence ATGAGCATCACCATTCGTCAGGCCCGCCCCGAAGATGCGGCGGCAATATACGCCATGATCTACGAGCTGGCGGTTTATGAAAAAGCGCCGGAAGAGGTGGTTACCACGCCGGAGGAGATCCGCGAAACGCTCTTTGACGCAGGCACAAAAACCGAAGCGTTGATCGCGGAGTTTGACGGCAAGATAGCCGGGTATGCCGTGTTCTTCACCAGCTATTCGACCTGGCTAGGACGCAACGGGATTTATATGGAAGACCTGTACGTTTCTCCGGATTATCGCGGTAAAGGCGCGGGAAGAGCGCTGCTGAAACATATCGCGCAGCTCGCGGTAAAACGGCAGTGCGGTCGCCTTGAATGGAGCGTTCTGGACTGGAACCAGCCCGCCATTGATTTTTACCTGAGCATAGGCGCGCTGCCGCAGTCCGAGTGGGTTCGCTATCGTCTTGATGGCGACGCGCTGCTGAAATTTGCCGAATAG
- a CDS encoding LysR family transcriptional regulator — protein sequence MMNIMHPVLRRLDLNLLPVFDAIYRHRSVRLAADELAMSTSALSHALSRLRITLNDPLFFREGHRMSPSVYATQLAPSIASALSFLNHELTPQPEFDPSSSTESLQIGITDFTALCIFPALMHKLQLAAPGLHFELRYLPHSPALTELLAGEVDLALGFSTQDDIRHPELEEIDWFEDEYVVISNARRTRLTLEEYLAARHLVVTPWNEKQGVLDVRLEQLGYTRQIAIKTPSMLSAPFIVAESDLLMAIPRFAAEKLATAADLRIFPLPFSIRTFEVKIYSHKRSGQRGATRWLKEELQTLAQARHSGQSGSQERMSPG from the coding sequence ATGATGAATATTATGCATCCAGTGCTGAGGCGTCTTGATTTAAACCTGCTGCCCGTATTCGACGCGATTTACCGCCACCGTTCCGTTCGGCTTGCCGCTGATGAGCTGGCGATGAGCACATCGGCACTGAGCCATGCGCTGTCGCGTTTGCGAATCACCCTTAATGACCCGCTATTTTTTCGGGAAGGGCATCGCATGTCCCCCAGCGTGTATGCCACTCAGCTTGCGCCTTCCATTGCTTCCGCACTGTCGTTCCTGAATCATGAGCTAACCCCGCAGCCGGAGTTTGACCCGTCCAGCAGTACCGAAAGCCTACAAATTGGGATTACGGACTTTACCGCGCTGTGCATTTTCCCGGCGCTGATGCACAAACTGCAGCTTGCGGCCCCGGGTTTGCATTTCGAATTGCGCTATCTGCCGCACAGCCCGGCGCTGACGGAACTGCTGGCGGGCGAAGTGGATCTTGCGCTGGGGTTCAGCACTCAGGATGATATCCGGCACCCGGAGCTGGAAGAGATCGACTGGTTTGAAGATGAGTATGTGGTCATCAGCAACGCGCGCCGGACGCGTCTGACGCTGGAGGAGTATCTCGCGGCCCGACACCTGGTGGTGACGCCATGGAATGAAAAGCAGGGCGTTCTGGACGTGCGGCTCGAACAGCTGGGCTATACCCGACAAATCGCGATCAAAACGCCGTCGATGCTGAGCGCGCCGTTTATCGTTGCGGAAAGCGACCTGCTGATGGCGATCCCCCGGTTTGCCGCTGAGAAGCTGGCTACGGCAGCGGACCTGAGGATTTTTCCTTTACCGTTTTCGATACGCACGTTTGAAGTGAAAATTTACTCGCATAAACGCAGCGGCCAGCGGGGCGCGACCCGCTGGCTTAAGGAGGAGCTGCAAACGCTGGCGCAGGCGCGTCATTCCGGGCAGTCCGGCTCCCAGGAGAGGATGTCGCCGGGTTGA
- a CDS encoding substrate binding domain-containing protein, giving the protein MLETAKSMLALYEQGVIEFKQRSISTANKLTISLPAVFLKSAFTRHLADFIKRHPGLLLNISYSDTRRDIIADGIDVAFRIGELPDSSLKARHLFVLPRQVVASRELLSHYPTITHPDDLVRLPWIGLNMRQNNREFRHKNGEVAVVTYTPTVYVDNVEAAYALARQQIGLAAPPRYLSEEDVKRGEMQEILPDWSLEPLKVYAVWPSNMSTSSIAYKLINDIYNAIEFHAL; this is encoded by the coding sequence TTGCTGGAAACGGCCAAATCGATGCTGGCGCTGTATGAGCAGGGGGTCATTGAATTTAAGCAGCGTTCAATCTCAACGGCCAATAAGCTGACTATTTCTCTTCCTGCCGTTTTTCTGAAGAGTGCGTTTACTCGCCATCTGGCCGATTTTATAAAACGTCATCCGGGCCTTTTACTGAATATCTCTTACAGCGATACGCGCAGAGATATTATTGCCGACGGTATCGATGTGGCATTTCGAATCGGCGAACTTCCGGACAGTTCACTTAAAGCGCGCCATCTTTTTGTGCTGCCGCGCCAGGTAGTTGCGTCCCGGGAATTGCTCAGCCATTACCCGACGATTACGCATCCTGATGACCTGGTGCGACTGCCATGGATTGGACTCAATATGAGGCAGAATAACCGGGAATTCCGGCATAAAAATGGGGAAGTGGCTGTAGTGACGTATACGCCCACGGTGTATGTAGATAATGTCGAAGCCGCCTATGCCCTTGCCAGACAACAAATTGGCCTTGCAGCACCTCCTCGCTATTTAAGCGAAGAGGACGTTAAGCGTGGAGAAATGCAGGAAATACTTCCAGACTGGTCATTAGAACCGCTGAAAGTCTATGCCGTATGGCCTTCTAATATGTCGACCAGCAGTATTGCCTACAAATTGATTAATGATATTTATAACGCAATTGAGTTTCACGCGTTATAA
- a CDS encoding LysE family translocator, producing the protein MLVLFTMLIFSLTLSFSPGPVNMVIISSGAVHGFRKTFSFVSGATIGFTLLLIFICFGFYAAIEKYPVFFRYLNIAGSLFIMYLGYKIASSRSDISLTKTDSPGFVQGFVMQWINPKAWTACASGAAMFSEPSTPVTALIFITVYFFVCYLSLSAWALMGEKVSTLLRSTRQLRTFNVLMGGLLLITACYMLFLAF; encoded by the coding sequence ATGCTGGTACTTTTTACAATGCTTATATTTTCACTGACGCTTTCGTTTTCTCCTGGCCCGGTTAATATGGTGATTATCTCGTCTGGTGCCGTTCATGGTTTCAGAAAGACCTTTTCATTTGTCTCCGGTGCAACGATAGGGTTTACGTTATTACTTATCTTTATATGTTTCGGCTTTTACGCTGCAATCGAAAAATATCCCGTATTTTTCAGGTATCTTAATATTGCCGGTTCTTTATTTATCATGTATCTGGGCTATAAGATAGCGTCGTCACGGTCCGATATATCATTAACAAAAACGGATTCACCCGGTTTTGTTCAGGGTTTTGTCATGCAGTGGATCAACCCAAAAGCATGGACCGCGTGCGCCTCTGGGGCTGCGATGTTTTCTGAACCCTCAACCCCTGTGACAGCACTCATCTTTATCACGGTCTATTTTTTTGTCTGTTACCTGTCGCTTTCTGCATGGGCATTGATGGGAGAAAAGGTGTCGACGCTGCTCAGGAGCACGCGGCAGCTCCGTACGTTTAACGTGTTGATGGGCGGACTGTTGCTTATTACGGCGTGTTACATGCTCTTTTTAGCATTTTAA
- a CDS encoding LTA synthase family protein: MNVHFNTAALTSTNYSKKVKSSLLDFIFIVLFFTIAITGIKNSIPLPNFLYSIIHYIWLASPLPLAYISLRLLRTPSLISAYTVFIIFKLLDYISNTKLSLTGEVLSWNDLFSGSNISIAKHYLTPWPVFYLFLAISFGIILFFISRVFYTTKKNQLFLAISFVITLPFSFYSHFSTLLGEDNILARKMTLIAIEMNVSYISWNWPVNLQENGMAMHILMTGSRKSAPLADKNNKDSYSLEKSAGSASLPKHKTIIYVLCESCWYDNENFKEIINPLLKEGFVSFRATSPVYGGGTANVEFEMLTGLPSNSRVLSGTIYQEYASQFKSGSDTIASVLRQKNYTTYAAHNYIKEFWHRDIVYKKFGFEQFDGLNEMSNIKLPDEIVATKKKWQWQPDDYLLYRSAIEHLKKADGKSIFMNLITMSTHGPYPRENDSGEYVYAYELKQAIERFIDFSKEVREIDPNAVIVIYGDHKPALNKFFMDKNVLPANLFSKTGDRDNDFVFKWDIKPTDYGDVPVFISAGSNTNLQQLAMEANNQPYFCVSSLIDKHLINSGLPSFRYNIKNGCSNTSQSYQRKINAMPSWVYSMALFEGNEK; this comes from the coding sequence ATGAACGTGCACTTCAACACTGCGGCTCTCACTTCAACTAATTATTCAAAAAAAGTAAAATCTTCACTACTAGATTTCATTTTTATTGTTCTTTTTTTTACAATAGCTATAACGGGCATTAAAAATTCAATACCATTACCAAACTTTTTATATTCAATAATACACTATATCTGGCTTGCAAGTCCTTTACCGTTAGCCTATATTTCTCTTCGCCTATTAAGAACACCATCATTAATTTCAGCTTATACAGTCTTTATAATCTTTAAGTTGTTAGATTATATAAGCAACACGAAATTATCCCTCACTGGTGAAGTTCTTTCCTGGAATGATTTATTTTCAGGGTCTAATATATCCATTGCAAAGCACTATCTTACCCCTTGGCCAGTGTTTTATCTGTTCCTCGCAATATCATTTGGTATAATTTTATTTTTTATCAGCCGTGTTTTCTACACGACAAAGAAAAACCAATTATTTCTTGCGATTAGCTTTGTCATAACATTACCCTTTTCATTTTATTCCCATTTTAGCACCCTCTTAGGGGAGGATAATATCCTCGCCAGAAAAATGACATTGATTGCTATAGAAATGAATGTGAGCTATATATCGTGGAATTGGCCTGTAAACCTACAGGAAAATGGAATGGCAATGCATATTTTGATGACAGGCTCACGTAAATCTGCACCTTTGGCTGACAAAAATAACAAAGACAGCTATTCCCTTGAAAAATCAGCAGGTAGTGCATCATTACCAAAACATAAAACTATTATTTATGTGCTCTGTGAGTCATGCTGGTATGACAATGAAAATTTTAAAGAAATTATCAATCCCTTATTAAAGGAAGGCTTTGTATCTTTCCGTGCGACCTCCCCAGTTTATGGCGGAGGCACTGCAAATGTTGAATTTGAAATGCTAACTGGGCTACCAAGCAACTCAAGAGTTTTATCTGGAACAATTTATCAAGAATATGCCTCGCAGTTCAAATCGGGTTCAGACACTATTGCAAGCGTTTTAAGACAAAAAAACTATACTACTTATGCAGCACATAATTATATAAAAGAATTTTGGCATAGAGATATTGTTTACAAAAAATTCGGCTTCGAACAATTTGATGGCCTCAATGAAATGTCCAATATAAAACTACCCGATGAAATTGTCGCAACCAAAAAGAAATGGCAGTGGCAACCCGATGATTACCTTCTTTATAGGTCAGCAATTGAACATCTAAAAAAAGCCGATGGAAAAAGTATTTTCATGAATTTGATTACTATGTCTACACATGGCCCATATCCTAGAGAGAATGACTCGGGAGAGTATGTATATGCATATGAATTAAAACAGGCTATTGAACGGTTCATTGATTTCTCAAAAGAAGTGCGAGAAATAGATCCTAATGCTGTTATCGTTATCTATGGCGATCACAAACCCGCCTTGAATAAATTTTTTATGGACAAGAATGTCTTACCAGCAAATCTTTTCAGCAAAACAGGTGATCGCGACAACGATTTTGTATTTAAATGGGATATAAAACCGACTGATTATGGCGATGTACCCGTGTTTATTTCTGCAGGCAGTAATACTAATTTACAACAACTCGCTATGGAAGCAAATAATCAACCTTACTTTTGTGTTTCATCCCTCATAGATAAACACTTAATTAATTCTGGTCTACCAAGCTTCAGATACAATATTAAAAATGGTTGTTCCAACACAAGCCAATCATATCAAAGAAAAATCAATGCAATGCCTTCATGGGTATATTCAATGGCCTTATTCGAAGGCAATGAAAAATGA
- a CDS encoding IS1-like element IS1A family transposase (programmed frameshift), translated as MASVSISCPSCSATDGVVRNGKSTAGHQRYLCSHCRKTWQLQFTYTASQPGTHQKIIDMAMNGVGCRATARIMGVGLNTILRHFKKLRPQSVTSRIQPGSDVIVCAEMDEQWGYVGAKSRQRWLFYAYDRLRKTVVAHVFGERTMATLGRLMSLLSPFDVVIWMTDGWPLYESRLKGKLHVISKRYTQRIERHNLNLRQHLARLGRKSLSFSKSVELHDKVIGHYLNIKHYQ; from the exons GTGGCTTCTGTTTCTATCAGCTGTCCCTCCTGTTCAGCTACTGACGGGGTGGTGCGTAACGGTAAAAGTACTGCCGGACATCAGCGCTATCTCTGCTCTCACTGCCGTAAAACATGGCAGTTACAGTTCACATACACCGCCTCTCAACCCGGTACGCACCAGAAAATCATTGATATGGCCATGAATGGCGTTGGATGCCGGGCAACCGCCCGCATTATGGGCGTTGGCCTCAACACGATTTTACGTCACT TTAAAAAACTCAGGCCGCAGTCGGTAACCTCGCGCATACAGCCGGGCAGTGACGTCATCGTCTGCGCGGAAATGGACGAACAGTGGGGCTACGTCGGGGCTAAATCGCGCCAGCGCTGGCTGTTTTACGCGTATGACAGGCTCCGGAAGACGGTTGTTGCGCACGTATTCGGTGAACGCACTATGGCGACGCTGGGGCGTCTTATGAGCCTGCTGTCACCCTTTGACGTGGTGATATGGATGACGGATGGCTGGCCGCTGTATGAATCCCGCCTGAAGGGAAAGCTGCACGTAATCAGCAAGCGATATACGCAGCGAATTGAGCGGCATAACCTGAATCTGAGGCAGCACCTGGCACGGCTGGGACGGAAGTCGCTGTCGTTCTCAAAATCGGTGGAGCTGCATGATAAAGTCATCGGGCATTATCTGAACATAAAACACTATCAATAA
- a CDS encoding IS3 family transposase (programmed frameshift), with protein sequence MTGILLGQEARKRKTPQEKIAIIQQTMEPGMNVSHVARLHGIQPSLLFKWKKQYQEGSLTAVAAGEEVVPASELTAALKQVRELQRLLGKKTMEVEILKEAVEYGQSPKMDSARALVAKGRGIALVSRTMGVSRAQLSLRINRSADWQDRRCNRRNDEADEEILSAILDIISDMPSYGYRRVWGILRKQRRTEGQPPVNAKRLYRIMSEHNLLLLHDKPERPKREHKGKIAVAESDMRWCSDGFEFGCDNGEKLRVTFALDCCDREAIDWAASTGGYDSSTVQDVMLRSVEKRFGDRLPETPVQWLTDNGSAYTAYETRRFARELNLEPCTTAVSSPQSNGMAERFVKTMKEDYIAFMPKPDVRTALRNLAVAFTHYNENHPHSALGYHSPREYRRQRTSLT encoded by the exons ATGACCGGGATCCTGTTAGGGCAAGAAGCCCGTAAACGTAAAACTCCTCAGGAGAAGATCGCCATTATCCAGCAGACGATGGAGCCGGGCATGAATGTCTCCCATGTCGCCCGCCTGCATGGTATCCAGCCCAGCCTGCTGTTTAAGTGGAAGAAGCAATATCAGGAAGGCAGCCTCACCGCCGTTGCGGCCGGAGAGGAAGTCGTTCCTGCTTCTGAGCTTACTGCTGCTCTGAAGCAGGTCCGGGAACTTCAGCGCCTTCTGGGCAAGAAGACGATGGAAGTTGAGATCCTGAAAGAAGCCGTGGAGTACGGCCAGTCGC CGAAAATGGATAGCGCACGCGCCCTTGTTGCCAAAGGACGGGGAATAGCCCTGGTCAGCCGCACCATGGGCGTGTCGCGTGCGCAGCTGTCACTGCGGATTAACCGTTCTGCCGACTGGCAGGACAGGCGCTGTAACCGGCGTAATGACGAAGCAGACGAAGAAATACTGTCGGCTATCCTCGACATCATCAGCGATATGCCGAGTTATGGTTATCGACGCGTGTGGGGCATCCTGCGCAAGCAACGTCGCACAGAGGGACAGCCACCTGTGAACGCCAAACGGCTTTACAGGATAATGAGCGAGCATAACCTGTTGTTGTTGCATGACAAACCAGAGCGACCGAAGCGTGAACATAAGGGCAAGATAGCGGTGGCAGAAAGCGATATGCGCTGGTGTTCAGATGGCTTCGAGTTCGGCTGCGACAACGGCGAAAAACTGCGGGTAACGTTCGCGCTGGACTGCTGCGACCGTGAGGCCATAGACTGGGCAGCAAGCACGGGAGGCTATGACAGTTCGACCGTGCAGGATGTGATGCTGAGGTCGGTGGAAAAGCGCTTCGGCGACAGGCTACCGGAAACACCAGTGCAGTGGCTGACGGATAACGGTTCAGCGTATACCGCGTATGAAACGCGGAGGTTCGCGAGAGAGCTGAATCTGGAGCCCTGCACAACAGCGGTGAGCAGCCCGCAGAGTAATGGCATGGCCGAACGGTTCGTGAAAACGATGAAAGAAGACTATATCGCGTTCATGCCAAAACCGGATGTGAGAACAGCACTGCGAAACCTTGCAGTAGCGTTCACGCATTACAATGAAAACCACCCGCACAGCGCGCTGGGATATCACTCCCCGAGGGAATACCGGCGGCAGCGGACATCGTTAACTTAA
- a CDS encoding metal/formaldehyde-sensitive transcriptional repressor, with protein MPHSPEDKKRILTRVRRIRGQVDALERALESGDPCLAILQQIAAVRGAANGLMGEMVEIHLKDELVTGETTPDQRAVRMAEVGHLLRSYLK; from the coding sequence ATGCCGCATTCACCCGAAGATAAAAAACGTATTCTTACTCGCGTCCGCCGCATTCGGGGCCAGGTTGATGCCCTTGAGCGCGCGCTGGAGTCGGGCGATCCCTGTCTGGCCATCCTGCAGCAAATCGCCGCCGTGCGCGGGGCTGCCAATGGCCTGATGGGCGAAATGGTTGAAATTCACCTCAAAGATGAGCTGGTGACGGGGGAAACCACGCCGGATCAGCGAGCCGTACGCATGGCAGAAGTCGGCCATTTGCTTCGCTCTTATCTAAAATAA